CGTCTGATCAGGTGCCTCGCGCCCATAGCGCTGGGCCTCATGATTCTTGTCGCCGCGTGCCCGGCACGCGCGCTTGACGCCGTCAGCGTTCGCAGCGACGCGCCCGCGATCGATCTCACCGGCGTCCTCGAGCATCAGCGCAGCGACACCGACCGCATCCAGGTCTCCACCGCACCGGGCACCGACGGCATCGTCCGCCGCATCGAGGTGCGCGCCCGCGAAGGCGGCCAGAACTGGGTGGTGTTCGCGCTCGCCAACAACACCGACGACCAGCTCGATCGCCTGATCGTCGCCCCGCATTATCGCATCGTGTCGTCCGGCCTGTTGTGGCCCGACCTCGGGCTGTCGCGCATCGCGACGATCACACCCTCAGTCGGCGACCGACCGGAGCGTCAGGAAAGCGCGACCGCGGACGTGTTCCGCATTACGCTCGATCCCGGCGCCGTCGTCACCTTCGTTGCCGAACTGCGCACCGACAAGCTGCCGCAGCTCTATCTGTGGGAGCCGGAGGCCTACAAGGACAAGGTCAATTCGTTCACGCTCTACCAGGGTATCGTGATCGGCATCTCCGGCCTGCTGGCGCTGGTGCTGACCATCCTGTTCGTGGTGAAGGGCAGCATCATGTTTCCGGCGGCCGCGGCGCTGGCCTGGGCGGTGCTGGTCTATATCGGCGTCGATTTCGGCTTCTGGGGCAAGGTGCTCGACATGTCGAACAACGCCGAGCGCATCTGGCGCGCGGCGGGCGAGGCGATCCTCGCGGCGACGCTGCTGGTGTTCCTGTTCGCCTATCTCAATCTGAGCCGCTGGCATGTGCGCTATTCGCACATCACCGTGGGCTGGCTCGCGTTCCTGGGTTCGCTGGTCGCGCTCGCTCTGTTCGATCCGGCCGTGGCCTCCGGCATCGCGCGCATGTCGCTGGTGCTGATTGCCTTCGCCGGTTTTGCGCTGATCGTCTATCTCTCCACCCACGGCTTCGACCGCGCGGTGCTGCTGATCCCGACCTGGTTCCTGCTGGTGGTGTGGGTGGTCGCGGCCGGCATGACGGTCGCGGGCTCCGTCACCAACGACATTGTCGGCCCGGCTCTGCTCGGCGGCCTCGTGCTGATCGTGATGCTGATCGGATTCACGGTGATGCAGCACGCCTTTGCCGGCGGCGGCGCCACCACCGGCGTCGTGTCCGACATCGAGCGGCGAGCGCTCGCGCTGGCCGGCTCCGGCGACCTGATCTGGGACTGGGACGTCTCCGCCGACAAGGTTTTCACCAGCCCCGAGACGGAGGCCCTGCTCGGCCTGAAGCGCGGCACGCTGGAAGGGCCGGCCGCGTCGTGGCTCGAGGTGCTGCATCCGCTCGACCAGGACCGCTTCCGCGCCGCCCTCGACAGCGTGCTCGACCAGCGCCGCGGCCGTCTGGTGCAGGACTTCCGCCTGCGCACGCCGGACGGTCACTTCATGTGGTTCGCGCTGAAGGCGCGTCCCGTGGTCGGCTCGGACGGCGAGGTCTCGCGCGTGGTCGGCACCCTCACCGACGTCACCGAGCTGCGCAACGCGGAAGAGCGCCTGCTGCACGATTCCGTACATGACAACCTCACCGGCCTGCCCAACCGCAAACTCTTCATGGATCGGCTCGGCGCGGTCGCGCATTTCGCCAAGACCATGCCGACGCTGCGGCCGACGCTGATGGTGATCGATCTCGACCGCTTCAAGCAGGTCAACGATTCCGTCGGCATCGCTGTCGGCGATTCCATCCTCCTGACGCTCGCCCGCCGTCTCACCCGCATCCTCAAGCCGCAGGATACGCTGGCGCGGCTTGCCGGCGACCAGTTCGGCCTGATCCTGTTGTCGGAGCAGGACCCTGCCCGCATCACCGCCTTCGCCGAGACCATCCGCAAGACGATCCGCGCGCCGATCGCCTTCAACGACCGCGAGATCTTCCTGACCGCGTCGATCGGCCTCGCTTTGTCCGACCCGCAGACCCAGCTCACCGACGAGATCATCAAGGATGCCGAGCTGGCGATGTATCATTCCAAGCGCATCGGCGGCGACCGCATCGACGTCTACAAGCCGGTGATGCGCGCCCGCAAGACCGACCGCCTGACGCTGGAAAGCGAGCTGCGCCGCGCCATCGAGCGCCAGGAGATCACGATCCTGTACCAGCCGATCGTGCGGCTGGAGGACCGTTCGATCGCCGGCTTCGAGGCGCTGTCGCGCTGGGATCATCCCAAGCTCGGGCGGATGTCGCCGTCGGAGTTCATCAGCATCGCGGAAGAAACCGGCCTGATCGTCGATCTCGGCATGTTCGTGCTCGACCAGACCGCAAAGCAGCTCTCGGTGTGGCAGCGCGCCATGCGCTCGCGCGATCCGATCTTCGCGAGCGTCAACGTCTCCTCGCGGCAGTTGCTGCGCCACGACCTGATCCACGACATCCGCACCGTGCTGTCGCGCTCCTCGGTCGCGCGCGGCACACTGAAGCTGGAGCTG
The DNA window shown above is from Bradyrhizobium sp. CB1650 and carries:
- a CDS encoding EAL domain-containing protein encodes the protein MRLIRCLAPIALGLMILVAACPARALDAVSVRSDAPAIDLTGVLEHQRSDTDRIQVSTAPGTDGIVRRIEVRAREGGQNWVVFALANNTDDQLDRLIVAPHYRIVSSGLLWPDLGLSRIATITPSVGDRPERQESATADVFRITLDPGAVVTFVAELRTDKLPQLYLWEPEAYKDKVNSFTLYQGIVIGISGLLALVLTILFVVKGSIMFPAAAALAWAVLVYIGVDFGFWGKVLDMSNNAERIWRAAGEAILAATLLVFLFAYLNLSRWHVRYSHITVGWLAFLGSLVALALFDPAVASGIARMSLVLIAFAGFALIVYLSTHGFDRAVLLIPTWFLLVVWVVAAGMTVAGSVTNDIVGPALLGGLVLIVMLIGFTVMQHAFAGGGATTGVVSDIERRALALAGSGDLIWDWDVSADKVFTSPETEALLGLKRGTLEGPAASWLEVLHPLDQDRFRAALDSVLDQRRGRLVQDFRLRTPDGHFMWFALKARPVVGSDGEVSRVVGTLTDVTELRNAEERLLHDSVHDNLTGLPNRKLFMDRLGAVAHFAKTMPTLRPTLMVIDLDRFKQVNDSVGIAVGDSILLTLARRLTRILKPQDTLARLAGDQFGLILLSEQDPARITAFAETIRKTIRAPIAFNDREIFLTASIGLALSDPQTQLTDEIIKDAELAMYHSKRIGGDRIDVYKPVMRARKTDRLTLESELRRAIERQEITILYQPIVRLEDRSIAGFEALSRWDHPKLGRMSPSEFISIAEETGLIVDLGMFVLDQTAKQLSVWQRAMRSRDPIFASVNVSSRQLLRHDLIHDIRTVLSRSSVARGTLKLELTESLVMENPEHAAQMLTRIRELGTGLSLDDFGTGHSSLAYLQRFPFDTIKIDQSFVRTTSRGTRPVILKSIIALAHDLGMDVVAEGAETDSDAVELYQMGCEYAQGFAFGEPMDADAAMRLLTEVRLEAAS